Proteins encoded together in one Myxocyprinus asiaticus isolate MX2 ecotype Aquarium Trade chromosome 9, UBuf_Myxa_2, whole genome shotgun sequence window:
- the LOC127446407 gene encoding uncharacterized protein LOC127446407, producing MESLDWDGENTGTASQLQQKGHKAYGFSYTATQMICSSTCRSSLPLRDIGLDEGVSTLAKLAKTELLVIPAKPSVDHNLTINLGSTTLTPTRTTQNLGVVVDDQIYFTAQISSTACPCLIGFGLSRFLMCLRLCLLCGRAETTSQIKKRSQTIKGIWILSLAINCDWTSEYTFQGKCCKTCPLGEYPKEHCKENNSDSVCERCSTKFKDKCFCEGKILCNDDECSKCVPKEKCKPGHQLMREGNFKYEYHCEPCPNTMFNDAEDSKCKPFAKCDGLRVIFPGNSTHNARCGLDDKGEISSPNFNPVVMASLTITVLICLVLIMHTAFQTYKHRRHRKISQACTHRMGLPSDTCSCQLSKEEIGDDSDSKTASEISQV from the exons ATGGAAAGCCTGGACTGGGATGGAGAAAACACGGGGACGGCCTCCCAGCTGCAGCAAAAGGG cCACAAGGCATATGGCTTTTCCTACACTGCTACACAGATGatatgcagctctacctgtcgttccagcctgcCTCTCAGAGATATCGGCCTGGATGAAGGTGTGTCAACTTTAGCTAAActggccaagacagaactcctcgtgataCCAGCCAAACcttctgttgaccacaacctcactattaatcttggttcaactacactcaCACCAACCAGGACCACtcagaacctgggagtggtggtagatgaccagatTTACTTCACTGCCCAAATCTCATCAACTGCCTG TCCTTGCCTCATTGGTTTTGGCCTTTCTCGTTTTCTCATGTGTTTACGCCTCTGCTTGCTTTGTGGGCGAGCTGAAACCACGTCACAGATCAAGAAGAGATCACAGACTATAAAGGG TATTTGGATTTTGAGTCTGGCTATCAACTGTGACTGGACGTCTGAGTATACATTTCAAGGGAAATGTTGTAAGACCTGCCCTTTAG GTGAATATCCCAAAGAACATTGTAAAGAGAACAACAgtgacagtgtgtgtgagagatgctCAACGAAGTTTAAGGACAAATGTTTCTGTGAAGGCAAGATTTTATGCAATGACGATGAATGCTCTAAGTGTGTGCCCAAAGAAAAGTGCAAACCAGGTCATCAACTGATGAGAGAGG GTAATTTTAAGTACGAATACCACTGTGAGCCATGTCCAAACACCATGTTCAATGACGCTGAGGACAGCAAGTGTAAACCATTTGCAAA GTGTGATGGCTTGCGTGTGATCTTCCCTGGAAACAGTACCCACAATGCAAGATGTGGCCTTGATG ACAAAGGAGAAATCAGCAGCCCAAATTTTAATCCGGTTGTGATGGCTTCTTTAACAATCACTGTGTTGATATGCCTGGTACTTATCATGCATACTGCTTTTCAAACTTACAAACACAGGAGGCACAGAAAAA TAAGCCAAGCATGCACACATAGGATGGGATTGCCCTCAGATACATGCAGTTGCCAACTATCCAAGGAGGAAATTGGTGATGACAGTGACTCCAAGACAGCCTCAGAAATCTCTCAAGTGTGA
- the LOC127446316 gene encoding ADP-ribosylation factor-like protein 8B-A: MTAVSSFQTLRYDSSCKNTVAKKPNTDLLIQRLRMLALVNRLLDWFKSLFWKEEMELTLVGLQYSGKTTFVNVIASGQFSEDMIPTVGFNMRKVTKGNVTIKIWDIGGQPRFRSMWERYCRGVNAVVYMVDAADREKVEASRNELHNLLDKPQLQGIPVLVLGNKRDLPNALDEKQLIEKMNLAAIQDREICCYSVSCKEKDNIDITLQWLIQHSKSRRS; this comes from the exons ATGACAGCGGTCAGTTCCTTCCAAACACTACGCTACGACTCCAGTTGTAAAAACACCGTTGCAAAGAAACCCAACACAGACCTGTTAATCCAGCGTCTCAGAATGTTGGCACTGGTTAACCGCCTCCTGGACTGGTTTAAGTCTCTCTTCTGGAAAGAAGAGATGGAGTTAACCCTCGTCGGACTGCAGTATTCGGGGAAAACGACATTTGTTAACGTGATCGCG TCAGGCCAATTCAGTGAAGACATGATTCCAACTGTGGGGTTCAACATGAGGAAGGTCACAAAAGGCAATGTCACCATCAAG ATCTGGGATATAGGGGGTCAGCCAAGGTTCAGGAGCATGTGGGAGCGATACTGTCGAGGAGTGAATGCAGTAGT GTACATGGTGGACGCAGCAGACCGGGAGAAGGTTGAAGCTTCCAGAAACGAGCTGCACAATCTCTTAGATAAGCCACAACTACAAGGAATCCCT GTGTTGGTGCTTGGAAATAAGAGAGATCTACCCAATGCATTGGATGAGAAACAGCTAATTGAAAAAAT gAACTTGGCTGCTATTCAAGACAGAGAGATCTGCTGCTACTCTGTTTCTTGCAAGGAGAAAGATAACATTG ACATCACACTTCAATGGCTAATCCAGCACTCAAAATCAAGAAGAAGCTGA